One Glycine max cultivar Williams 82 chromosome 1, Glycine_max_v4.0, whole genome shotgun sequence genomic window, CCTCGTTCTGGCACTTCTTCAACACGTTCGCCGCCGTCACCAAAGGCGGGTCCGCCAAGAAACTCCTCCGCGCGCCGGACTTCACGAGGGAAACCGTCTTCAACTCCGCCGCCGTCCTCCCCGTCCCCTCCGGCGGCCCCACCGTCACCTTCGACGCCAACGAGCCTCTCCGGGAACGCGTCTTCCACTTCTCCCGCGAAGCCATTCAGAAACTCAAACAACGAGCCAACAACACTGTCAACAACAAGGAACTAACGGAAGTTATGGGAAAACATGTAAATGACGGTTGGAAAGTCGTTAACGGTAACGGTAACGGTAACTGTAACGGAATGATTAACGGTAACGGAAGAAACGAGATCTCGTCGTTTCAGTCGTTATCTGCTCAGCTCTGGAGAGCGGTGACACGTGCGAGGAAATTCAACGACCCGGCCAAAACGTCGACGTTTCGGATGGCGGTGAATTGCCGCCACCGTCTGGAGCCGAAGATGGACGCGTTCTACTTCGGCAATGCGATTCAGAGCATCCCGACGGTCGCGACCGTCGGAGACATTCTCTCGCGCGATCTGCGCTTCTGCGCAGATCTTCTGCACCGTAACGTCGTCGCTCATGATGACGCTACGGTGCGCCGCGGAATTGAGGACTGGGAGAGTGCGCCAAGGCTGTTTCCTCTCGGAAACTTTGACGGCGCGATGATCACCATGGGAAGCTCTCCGCGGTTTCCCATGTACGAAAACGACTTCGGCTGGGGCAGACCCGTTGCGATTCGGAGTGGGAAAGCGAACAAGTTCGACGGAAAGATCTCCGCGTTTCCGGGGAGAGAGGGAAACGGCAGCGTCGATTTGGAGGTCGTTTTGGCCCCGGCGACCATGGCGGGGCTCGAAAACGACATGGAGTTTATGCAATACGTAACGCAATTCGTTTGAATAAGTTTGTTCATGAAGTTTCGGCACAGTAGTAGTGATAGTGAAAACTGGGAGGAGGGagggagtgaaaaaaaaattataagtcgGTGATGAAACGACGGGGAAGGTGGGTGGGTGATTGCACGACAATAGTACCATGGGGTGTGGGCGTCGTTTTGTGTCAGTCAAAGGTCAAACGTTCGGGGAGTGGGGTCTCTTTTTTAGGCTGTGTTTGAGTGTTTCGGTGGTTGGCCCAAATGATATAATGGTTTTTCTGTACGTG contains:
- the LOC100780358 gene encoding BAHD acyltransferase DCR, which produces MPSSSTTIVSKCVIHPDQKSNMKPLRLSVSDLPMLSCHYIQKGVLLTAPPSSFEDMILSFKHSLSIALSHFPALAGRLETDSHGYVNIVCNDAGVDFIHAKAKHLTLNAVVSPSLVDVHPCFKEEFFAYDMTISYAGHNTPLAAVQVTELADGVFVGCTVNHSVTDGTSFWHFFNTFAAVTKGGSAKKLLRAPDFTRETVFNSAAVLPVPSGGPTVTFDANEPLRERVFHFSREAIQKLKQRANNTVNNKELTEVMGKHVNDGWKVVNGNGNGNCNGMINGNGRNEISSFQSLSAQLWRAVTRARKFNDPAKTSTFRMAVNCRHRLEPKMDAFYFGNAIQSIPTVATVGDILSRDLRFCADLLHRNVVAHDDATVRRGIEDWESAPRLFPLGNFDGAMITMGSSPRFPMYENDFGWGRPVAIRSGKANKFDGKISAFPGREGNGSVDLEVVLAPATMAGLENDMEFMQYVTQFV